Proteins encoded by one window of Haematobia irritans isolate KBUSLIRL chromosome 2, ASM5000362v1, whole genome shotgun sequence:
- the milt gene encoding trafficking kinesin-binding protein milt isoform X3, translating to MTRAYDDIEAVTRLLEEKEKDLELTVQIGKELLTQNNVLENRINDLENELKTANEDRAQLVHELHKKNELIAVLTNDCEDSSDNDTPTFSKSVTMDLLQKKIASLQDENKSLKIEASQLACQTDEVEAQERKLMNDIASQLNDANQQFEGLNLELERQREENRLQHEQIVSLTSRLSEAEMKLHQLTHDNDEHVTLLNITKENQNSLALELVEFKQRYQEVLALLQEAQDQLRKQRKKTMPQVRSSFMSSSILQPDSLQSELMESSMYSENSIDSGISGDCQRINDRIGRLISPNVANHMSGYGGTMNTSLAVGITHPYKRVFDTVRCATKSGNFAEIDNSMTHLGAMSLSSASGPRMSTMAANTAPTNNTLYGDSVGMGDKIMSCESLVSQCDDGYPSQPSGVPGVPGAKELEAALKRLTPAEVLARRAMLSYAPAGTYNYDDVQTTTSIPIGLRTPDSIMSTGSSGISSSTNMSSSIHQWRLPEKLQIVKPIEGSQTLHHWSQLATPTLSGLLEERPGVTIRGGRDLDDLGMQIYTLSDVEEDITEELPGKQYEASGCTYTYTTSIVMHPDDGLSTDLSFLSQSQVSSRTASASTSRQPSCPPTPRAGLSRKNSCSTFSVNLGLASMLNERGIKAVTPSALNTPAGPNFSPTVTPCNSPEGSPTRSMSPEPLFGLLSSGADLIRRKLVGGDIDRPNRNQQQQKQQKIMLTRLERRALRSLRLVEKVESIGLENIITTHPNTMSQLASGIANRSASPMAQLTSLKNIHTNSNNIVSDLHFNRNHIKDVLHKGLHPQQSPTENNLPTVCDLPKDSGIKSAKSNELKTTTRDRNSHEKVQLQAQPAVGNSAIDIENSSVRIKQMQRQKSRRNLKNGQRPDLGTIGGRMRGDLGHVSSKQSELSLAKEKPSSSTPNNNKHIYMSEKSEAKEASQSIAHSFVGSVSSLLFGRKGGWL from the exons ATGACTCGTGCATATGATGATATTGAGGCAGTCACTCGCCTTCTTGAAGAGAAAGAAAAGGATCTCGAGTTGACAGTGCAAATTGGAAAAGAATTACTGACACAAAATAATGTTCTAGAAAATAGAATAAACGATTtggaaaatgaattaaaaacagCCAACGAGGACCGCGCACAACTTGTGCAtgaactacacaaaaaaaacgaaCTAATTGCAGTTTTGACTAACGATTGTGAGGATTCAAGTGATAATG atACGCCGACATTCTCGAAGTCCGTCACGATGGACCTACTGCAAAAAAAGATTGCTTCACTGCAAGATGAAAATAAATCGCTGAAGATTGAGGCATCCCAATTAGCATGTCAAACAGATGAAGTTGAGGCACAAGAGCGGAAATTAATGAACGATATAGCATCGCAACTTAATGACGCCAATCAACAGTTTGAAGGACTAAACTTGGAACTTGAACGACAACGTGAAGAGAACCGTTTGCAACATGAGCAAATCGTTAGTCTAACTTCTCGGTTGTCGGAAGCGGAAATGAAATTACACCAACTAACACATGATAACGATGAACATGTTACTCTGCTAAATATTACGAAAGAAAACCAAAATAGTTTAGCACTGGAGCTTGTAGAATTTAAACAGCGATATCAGGAGGTGTTGGCTCTGCTACAGGAAGCTCAAGATCAGTTACGTAAACAACGAAAAAAGACTATGCCTCAAGTTCGAAGTTCTTTCATGTCATCAAGTATTTTACAACCGGACTCTTTGCAGTCTGAATTAATGGAGTCGTCCATGTATTCTGAAAACAGTATAGACTCGGGAATTTCCGGTGACTGTCAACGTATTAATGACCGGATTGGACGATTAATATCGCCGAATGTGGCAAACCATATGAGTGGTTATGGTGGTACAATGAATACATCGTTGGCTGTTGGCATAACGCATCCATACAAGCGAGTTTTTGATACAGTCCGTTGTGCAACAAAGTCTgggaattttgctgaaattgatAATTCTATGACACACCTTGGTGCTATGTCTTTGAGTTCTGCGTCTGGACCTCGCATGTCTACGATGGCCGCAAATACTGCTCCAACCAATAATACGCTATATGGCGATTCCGTTGGAATGGGCGATAAGATAATGTCATGTGAAAGTTTGGTATCCCAGTGTGATGATGGTTATCCGTCCCAGCCATCTGGAGTTCCGGGCGTACCAGGTGCTAAAGaactagaagctgctctaaagagGCTGACACCAGCCGAAGTTCTTGCTCGTCGCGCTATGCTGTCTTATGCTCCAGCTGGCACGTATAATTACGACGATGTTCAAACAACGACATCTATACCGATAGGGTTACGCACACCAGACAGCATAATGTCTACAGGATCCTCTGGTATATCTTCTTCAACGAATATGTCGTCATCTATACATCAATGGCGTTTACcagaaaaactacaaattgtCAAACCTATCGAAGGCTCTCAAACATTGCATCATTGGTCTCAGTTGGCCACGCCAACCTTGAGTGGCCTATTGGAAGAGCGCCCTGGTGTAACGATACGTGGAGGGCGAGATCTTGATGATCTAGGAATGCAAATTTATACATTGTCGGATGTTGAAGAAGACATCACAGAGGAATTACCTGGTAAACAATACGAAGCATCGGGATGTACATATACCTACACAACTAGCATTGTTATGCATCCCGATGATGGTCTCTCAACAGATTTGTCTTTTTTGTCACAGTCCCAAGTATCGTCAAGAACTGCCTCCGCCTCAACTTCTCGACAACCAAG TTGTCCACCTACACCAAGAGCTGGGCTTTCGCGCAAAAATTCTTGTTCTACTTTTTCTGTAAACCTAGGATTGGCCTCTATGTTAAATGAGAGAGGAATTAAAGCTGTAACTCCAAGCGCCTTAAATACACCCGCAGGACCTAACTTTTCACCAACAGTTACGCCATGCAATAGCCCtg AGGGTTCTCCTACACGCTCTATGTCACCAGAACCTCTTTTTGGCCTACTTTCTTCAGGAGCAGATTTAATCAGGCGAAAATTAGTGGGTGGTGATATTGATAGACCTAATCGCAATCAGCAGCAacagaaacaacaaaaaattatgctAACGCGGCTTGAAAGAAGAGCGCTAAGGTCGCTTAGGCTGGTGGAAAAAGTCGAAAGTATTGGTTTGGAAAATATTATAACAACGCATCCAAACACTATGTCCCAACTGGCTAGCGGGATTGCGAATAGAAGTGCAAGCCCCATGGCCCAACTAACGAGCCTCAAAAACATTCACACAAATTCTAATAATATAGTCAGTGATTTGCATTTCAACAGAAATCATATAAAAGATGTACTTCATAAAGGTCTTCATCCCCAACAGAGCCCCACGGAAAATAATCTTCCAACAGTATGCGATTTACCAAAAGATAGCGGCATTAAATCTGCAAAGTCAAATGAACTCAAAACAACTACTCGAGATAGAAATTCACATGAGAAGGTACAACTTCAAGCACAACCCGCAGTAGGCAACAGTGCAATTGACATTGAAAATTCAAGCGTACGTATTAAACAAATGCAAAGACAAAAGTCTAGACGCAACTTAAAAAATGGTCAAAGACCTGATTTAGGCACAATTGGAGGCCGGATGCGGGGAGATTTGGGTCATGTATCTTCAAAACAAAGTGAATTATCACTTGCAAAGGAAAAGCCTTCATCTTCAACGCCGAATAACAACAAACATATTTATATGTCTGAAAAATCCGAAGCTAAAGAAGCTTCCCAAAGCATTGCACATTCTTTCGTGGGTTCTGTAAGCTCTCTGCTGTTTGGTCGAAAGGGTGGTTGGTTGTAA